A DNA window from Rhipicephalus sanguineus isolate Rsan-2018 chromosome 8, BIME_Rsan_1.4, whole genome shotgun sequence contains the following coding sequences:
- the LOC119403438 gene encoding scaffold attachment factor B1-like, translated as MEAALKKLLETMERLDITSAKFCAARGHAESAAYLAARGVAIPTAGIGQWRVPPFGQLSTPPQPNRELEVDTVDGAEDEERKAPVWKGCTPAREPEPECGKEEVTKEEEVVDDGGAERCRGEPDLKCDSEGVSGDAEVEQLLNGDDDVDADRKEDQAAATKDKARKGTPTPAVGAGTEKSGTRKASAGAAAMKEVTNTTPKPAADKEPARDLCVSGKRGMLVSSNTVGNSSTPAARCFASLTTSTAEEKNKRVQHLHCSERHGKVISVECTGRGAGDALQLQDGSCRVGGHEDHGRRQGIR; from the coding sequence ATGGAGGCCGCACTGAAGAAATTGCTGGAAACTATGGAGCGCCTCGACATCACCTCAGCAAAATTCTGCGCGGCGAGGGGACACGCAGAGTCGGCAGCCTACCTGGCAGCGAGGGGCGTGGCGATCCCGACCGCCGGCATTGGACAATGGCGGGTGCCCCCGTTTGGACAGCTGAGCACACCGCCGCAACCAAACAGAGAGCTCGAGGTCGACACTGTCGACGGAGCAGAAGACGAGGAGCGGAAGGCCCCGGTTTGGAAAGGATGCACGCCGGCGCGAGAGCCCGAGCCTGAGTGCGGCAAGGAAGAGGTCACCAAGGAGGAGGAAGTGGTCGACGATGGTGGCGCGGAAAGGTGCCGCGGGGAACCCGATCTCAAGTGCGACAGTGAAGGGGTCAGCGGCGACGCCGAGGTAGAGCAGCTCCTGAACGGCGACGATGACGTGGACGCCGACAGAAAGGAGGACCAGGCCGCGGCAACGAAGGACAAGGCGAGGAAAGGAACGCCGACGCCTGCCGTGGGTGCCGGCACAGAGAAAAGCGGCACGAGAAAAGCTTCTGCAGGGGCTGCGGCCATGAAGGAGGTAACGAATACGACACCGAAGCCAGCAGCGGACAAGGAGCCTGCGCGCGACCTCTGCGTGAGCGGCAAACGCGGCATGTTGGTGTCCTCCAACACCGTCGGTAACTCCAGCACGCCAGCTGCACGCTGTTTCGCCTCCTTGACTACGAGCACcgccgaagaaaaaaacaaacgcgTCCAGCACCTGCATTGCAGCGAACGGCACGGAAAGGTGATCTCTGTCGAGTGCACGGGGAGGGGGGCCGGTGACGCCCTGCAGCTGCAAGACGGCAGCTGCCGCGTTGGCGGCCACGAGGACCACGGGCGACGTCAAGGAATACGGTGA